The proteins below come from a single Stutzerimonas stutzeri RCH2 genomic window:
- a CDS encoding VWA domain-containing protein, translating into MSELLPHLLRPYWLIILPLLIWLLWRLWHRQLQIGRWQRLLPEAFHAALLTRGRLRHSRLPWLVLGLAWLLAVIALLGPSWQRFEQPSVKRSDPLVVLLELTPSMLAGDVPPTRLEQAKRKLLDLLERRQDVQTAVVVYAGSAHTVVPLSDDLATTRNLLDALHPALMPEPGQRADLAVAKGLALLEQAGLGRGRLLLIGSSLDEHERGAIKALMQGRDERLLALGVGTEQGAPIAGENGSFLKDDHGAILIPRLDNARLQRLATELGGHYQQARLGDDDLAALGLLDQTGTLQHDDELTRLEAWLDQGHWLLVPLLLLAALAGRRGWLFCLPLLLLQPQAASAFEMDDLWLRRDQQGQRLLEAQQPAEAAERFVDRRWQATARYQAGDYAGAAELFAEGNTAADHYNRGNALARGEALEAAIEAYEQALELQPDLQQAQRNKALVEELLRRRQEQPEPEPEPEQQQEQTEPDEPQPQPQPPESGSASAPSPGHAEGEPERAASGAVEPSTSETTTEASEQDAATALAQHEALPDQERQQAMEQWLRQIPDNPGELLRRKFLYEQRKHQETSR; encoded by the coding sequence ATGAGCGAACTCTTGCCCCATCTGCTGCGGCCCTACTGGCTGATCATCCTGCCACTGTTGATCTGGCTGCTGTGGCGGTTGTGGCATCGCCAGTTGCAGATCGGCCGCTGGCAGCGTCTGCTCCCCGAAGCCTTTCATGCTGCCCTGCTGACCCGCGGCCGGCTGCGCCACAGTCGCCTGCCCTGGCTGGTGCTCGGCCTCGCCTGGCTGCTGGCCGTCATCGCATTGCTCGGCCCAAGCTGGCAGCGCTTCGAGCAACCCAGCGTGAAGCGCAGTGACCCGTTGGTAGTCCTGTTGGAACTGACCCCATCGATGCTCGCCGGTGACGTGCCGCCCACGCGCCTCGAGCAGGCCAAGCGCAAACTGCTCGACCTGCTGGAACGGCGGCAGGACGTGCAGACCGCCGTGGTGGTATATGCCGGGAGCGCCCATACCGTGGTGCCGCTGTCCGATGATCTGGCGACTACCCGCAACCTGCTGGATGCCCTGCATCCGGCGCTGATGCCCGAACCAGGCCAGCGTGCCGATCTCGCCGTGGCCAAGGGGCTCGCTCTGCTCGAACAGGCAGGGCTGGGTCGGGGACGATTGCTGCTGATTGGCAGTAGCCTGGACGAACACGAGCGTGGCGCCATCAAAGCGCTGATGCAGGGACGCGATGAGCGCCTGCTGGCCCTCGGTGTCGGCACAGAACAGGGCGCGCCGATTGCCGGAGAGAACGGCAGCTTTCTCAAGGACGATCACGGCGCCATTCTGATCCCACGCCTGGACAACGCCAGGCTGCAGCGCCTGGCCACAGAGCTGGGCGGCCACTACCAACAGGCGCGTCTGGGCGACGACGATCTCGCGGCGCTCGGCCTGCTCGATCAAACGGGAACACTGCAGCACGACGACGAACTCACCCGTCTGGAAGCCTGGCTGGACCAGGGCCACTGGCTCCTGGTTCCGCTGCTCCTGCTTGCCGCTTTGGCCGGCCGGCGCGGCTGGCTGTTCTGCCTGCCGCTATTGCTGCTGCAGCCGCAAGCGGCCAGCGCATTCGAGATGGATGACCTCTGGCTACGGCGCGATCAGCAGGGGCAACGTCTGCTCGAGGCCCAGCAGCCCGCCGAGGCGGCAGAGCGCTTCGTCGATCGCCGCTGGCAGGCGACCGCACGCTACCAGGCCGGCGACTACGCCGGCGCCGCAGAGCTGTTCGCCGAGGGCAATACAGCCGCCGACCACTACAATCGCGGCAATGCCCTGGCGCGCGGCGAAGCCTTGGAAGCCGCTATCGAAGCCTACGAACAGGCGCTGGAGCTGCAGCCTGACCTGCAACAGGCACAGCGCAACAAGGCACTGGTGGAGGAACTGCTGCGCCGTCGACAGGAGCAGCCCGAGCCCGAACCCGAGCCGGAACAGCAGCAAGAACAGACGGAGCCGGACGAACCGCAGCCCCAGCCGCAACCGCCGGAGTCCGGGTCGGCCAGTGCGCCCAGCCCTGGGCACGCCGAGGGCGAGCCGGAGCGTGCGGCCAGCGGCGCCGTGGAGCCTTCCACGAGCGAAACGACAACAGAGGCGTCGGAACAGGATGCAGCCACGGCGCTGGCGCAGCATGAGGCGCTCCCCGATCAGGAGCGGCAACAGGCAATGGAACAATGGCTGCGACAGATCCCGGATAACCCCGGCGAGCTGCTGCGGCGGAAATTCCTTTACGAACAACGCAAGCACCAGGAAACCAGTCGATGA
- a CDS encoding vWA domain-containing protein, with amino-acid sequence MFELAWPWIFVLLPLPWLLRALLPPADSGEAALKVSFLDELQQLAGRRARVALPAWRQQLPYLTIWLLLLFAAARPQWLGEPLPLPTSGRDLLLAVDVSGSMDYPDMQWQGEELTRLELVKVLLGDFIEQRHGDRVGLILFGSKAYLQAPLTFDRRTVRVWLDEARVGIAGSNTAIGDAIGLAVKRLRDRPASSRVLVLITDGASNGGEIEPLLAASLAAEEGVRIHTIGIGAVPEEGGVLSRFGFNPGLDLDEPTLRAIAEQTGGEYFRAASSAELKAIGATLDRLEPAAQQPIQARVAEALYFWPLAAALLISLLMVAASLWSAQLQRLAWRREQRR; translated from the coding sequence ATGTTTGAACTGGCCTGGCCCTGGATCTTCGTGCTGCTGCCCCTGCCCTGGCTGCTGCGTGCACTGCTACCGCCAGCCGACAGCGGCGAAGCCGCGTTGAAGGTCAGCTTCCTCGATGAGCTGCAACAGCTTGCCGGGCGCCGTGCCCGGGTCGCGCTGCCGGCCTGGCGCCAGCAACTGCCCTACCTCACCATCTGGTTGCTGCTGCTGTTCGCCGCAGCGCGCCCGCAGTGGCTCGGTGAACCGCTACCACTGCCCACCAGTGGCCGCGACCTGCTGCTGGCCGTGGATGTATCCGGCTCGATGGACTACCCCGACATGCAATGGCAGGGCGAGGAGCTGACGCGCCTGGAGCTGGTCAAGGTGCTGCTCGGCGATTTCATCGAGCAGCGCCACGGCGATCGCGTCGGTCTGATCCTGTTCGGTAGCAAGGCCTACCTGCAGGCGCCCCTGACCTTCGACCGCCGCACCGTGCGTGTCTGGCTGGACGAGGCGCGAGTTGGCATTGCCGGCAGCAACACCGCCATCGGCGATGCCATCGGCCTGGCGGTGAAACGCCTGCGAGATCGACCGGCGAGCAGCCGCGTGCTGGTGCTGATCACCGATGGCGCCAGCAATGGTGGTGAAATCGAACCGTTGCTGGCTGCTTCTCTGGCGGCCGAGGAAGGCGTACGAATCCATACCATCGGCATCGGCGCCGTTCCGGAAGAAGGGGGTGTGCTCAGCCGCTTCGGCTTCAATCCCGGCCTGGACCTGGACGAGCCAACCCTGCGCGCCATCGCCGAACAGACCGGCGGGGAGTACTTTCGCGCCGCCTCCAGCGCTGAGCTCAAGGCCATCGGCGCTACCCTGGATCGGCTCGAGCCCGCCGCGCAGCAACCAATCCAGGCGCGCGTGGCCGAAGCGCTGTATTTCTGGCCACTGGCAGCGGCACTGCTGATCAGCCTGCTGATGGTAGCCGCCAGCCTGTGGAGCGCCCAGCTGCAGCGCCTGGCCTGGCGGCGGGAGCAGCGCCGATGA
- a CDS encoding DUF4381 domain-containing protein, with amino-acid sequence MNPLDQLAPLISPEPVHWWPPAPGWWLLGLVLLGGVAALWRLRHRLAPRKPRVQPEAPLDPQRQEALIELSRLNKPYGGQPASQWLQQLNGLLKRLCRIRYPNDHPHTLSGRAWLAFLDSRCPAAGLTRWMILVEGAYRAECRLDDKAIDGLEQSVDIWIRKHV; translated from the coding sequence ATGAACCCGCTCGACCAACTGGCACCACTGATCAGTCCGGAGCCCGTTCACTGGTGGCCGCCTGCACCGGGCTGGTGGCTGCTCGGGCTGGTGCTGCTCGGCGGGGTCGCGGCGCTCTGGCGGCTTCGCCATCGTCTGGCCCCGCGCAAACCACGCGTTCAGCCCGAAGCGCCGTTGGACCCGCAGCGCCAAGAGGCGTTGATCGAGCTGTCCCGCCTGAACAAACCCTACGGCGGCCAGCCGGCCAGCCAGTGGCTGCAGCAGCTCAACGGACTGCTCAAGCGCCTGTGCCGCATCCGCTATCCAAACGATCATCCGCACACGCTCAGCGGGCGCGCCTGGCTGGCCTTTCTCGACAGCCGCTGTCCGGCCGCCGGGCTGACACGCTGGATGATCCTGGTCGAAGGTGCCTATCGAGCCGAGTGCCGTCTCGACGACAAGGCCATCGACGGCCTTGAACAATCCGTCGACATTTGGATTCGCAAGCATGTTTGA
- a CDS encoding DUF58 domain-containing protein — protein MQAQASGSGQPSEQHTGIQVSLAELIDMRHRVREVPIFSTPHRRSPLVGLHHSKLRGRGVDFDQVRVYQAGDDVRTIDWRVTARTQEPHTKLFHEERERPIYIVVEQSPRLFFGSGRLFKSVLAAQAAALIGWAALSHNDRVGGLVFGSEQQEIKPRRSKQSLLQLLDRVTQANNRLHPESPLDPEAFSMALRRTREVLRPGSLSVILCDERTLTDAAEQQLSLLARHVDLLLLPLFDPLDRALPAAGLLRFSEGNARLELDTHDAALRQRYRELGEARSARWQRLANRLRVPLMPLDTQDDLVEQLREHLSVRHPSARP, from the coding sequence ATGCAAGCGCAGGCTTCCGGCAGCGGACAGCCGAGCGAGCAGCACACCGGCATCCAGGTGAGCCTGGCCGAGCTGATCGACATGCGCCATCGCGTCCGTGAAGTACCGATCTTCTCCACGCCCCATCGTCGCAGCCCACTGGTCGGGCTGCATCATTCCAAACTGCGCGGGCGTGGCGTGGATTTCGACCAGGTACGTGTCTACCAGGCCGGAGATGACGTGCGCACCATCGACTGGCGGGTCACCGCGCGCACCCAGGAGCCGCATACCAAACTTTTCCACGAAGAACGCGAGCGTCCGATCTATATCGTCGTCGAGCAGAGTCCGCGCCTGTTCTTCGGCAGCGGACGCCTGTTCAAGTCGGTGCTGGCTGCCCAGGCCGCGGCCCTCATCGGCTGGGCAGCGCTGAGCCACAACGACCGGGTCGGCGGTCTGGTATTCGGTAGCGAGCAGCAGGAAATCAAGCCACGGCGCAGCAAGCAGAGCCTGCTGCAGCTGCTTGATCGCGTCACGCAGGCCAACAACCGGCTGCATCCCGAGAGCCCGCTCGATCCGGAGGCGTTCAGCATGGCATTGCGCAGGACGCGAGAAGTGCTGCGCCCCGGCAGCCTGTCGGTGATTCTCTGCGACGAGCGCACCCTGACCGATGCCGCCGAACAGCAGCTCAGCCTGCTGGCGCGTCATGTCGATCTGCTGTTGCTGCCGTTGTTCGATCCACTGGATCGCGCACTGCCCGCCGCCGGCCTGCTGCGCTTCAGCGAAGGAAATGCGCGGCTGGAACTGGATACCCACGACGCGGCACTGCGTCAGCGCTATCGCGAGCTGGGCGAAGCGCGCAGTGCACGTTGGCAGCGCCTGGCCAATCGGCTGCGGGTGCCGCTGATGCCGCTCGATACCCAGGATGATCTGGTCGAACAGCTGCGCGAGCACCTGAGCGTCCGGCATCCGAGCGCACGACCATGA
- a CDS encoding AAA family ATPase → MDHRESIIALRQFLSTQILGQERLIERLLIALLADGHMLVEGAPGLAKTRAIKELAEGLEAEFHRIQFTPDLLPADITGTEIYRPETGSFVFQQGPIFHNLVLADEINRAPAKVQSALLEAMAERQVSVGRSTYDLPPLFLVMATQNPIEQEGTYPLPEAQLDRFLLHVKIGFPDASVERRILQQARGEAINGEAAPEHRVSQQAIFAARKDILGLYMADAVEEYLVQLVMATRTPAKFDAELAEWIAYGASPRGSISLDRCARAHAWLAGRDFVSPEDIQAMLFDVLRHRLILSFEAEAAGIDQDRVIQRILDVVAVA, encoded by the coding sequence ATGGATCACCGTGAATCGATAATCGCGCTGCGACAGTTCCTGTCCACCCAGATCCTGGGCCAGGAACGGCTGATCGAACGCCTGCTGATCGCCCTGCTCGCCGACGGCCATATGCTCGTCGAAGGTGCACCGGGCCTGGCCAAGACCCGCGCCATCAAGGAGCTCGCCGAAGGCCTGGAGGCCGAGTTCCATCGCATCCAGTTCACACCCGACCTGCTGCCGGCCGACATCACCGGTACCGAGATCTATCGCCCGGAGACCGGCAGCTTCGTCTTCCAGCAGGGGCCGATCTTCCACAACCTGGTGCTTGCCGACGAAATCAACCGCGCGCCGGCCAAGGTGCAGTCGGCACTGCTCGAAGCAATGGCCGAGCGGCAGGTCAGCGTTGGTCGCAGTACCTACGATCTGCCGCCGCTGTTCCTGGTGATGGCCACGCAGAACCCGATCGAACAGGAAGGCACCTACCCACTGCCCGAAGCCCAGCTGGACCGTTTCCTGCTGCACGTGAAGATCGGCTTCCCGGATGCCTCGGTGGAACGGCGCATCCTGCAACAGGCCAGAGGCGAAGCCATCAACGGCGAGGCGGCACCGGAACACCGGGTCAGCCAGCAGGCCATCTTCGCCGCGCGCAAGGACATCCTCGGGTTGTACATGGCCGATGCGGTGGAGGAATACCTGGTACAGCTGGTCATGGCCACGCGCACCCCCGCCAAGTTCGACGCCGAGCTGGCCGAATGGATCGCCTATGGCGCAAGCCCGCGCGGCTCCATCTCGCTGGACCGCTGCGCCCGCGCCCACGCCTGGCTGGCTGGACGTGATTTCGTCAGTCCCGAAGACATCCAGGCGATGCTCTTCGACGTGCTGCGTCATCGCCTGATCCTTTCCTTCGAGGCGGAAGCGGCCGGCATCGACCAGGACCGTGTGATCCAGCGCATTCTCGACGTGGTCGCGGTGGCCTGA
- a CDS encoding NAD-glutamate dehydrogenase, which produces MAFFSAASKADFQQQLQTALAQHVDSKILPQLNLFAEQFFGIVALPELTERRMSDLVGSTLASWRLLERFEPSTPEVQVFNPDFEKHGWQSTHSVVEVLHPDMPFLVDSVRMELTRRGYSIHTLQTSVLQVRRAADGSLLELLPKDERAADSHAESLIFVEIDRCASPSALRELEQSLLGVLADVRQVVGDFAAMKGKAVELQGRLEQVNLSIDGDELDEIRDFMRWLADDHFTFLGYEEFSVQEQADGGRIFYDESSLLGLSRTMRTGLSEEEQSLTAQSMSYLREPLLLSFAKAAMPSRVHRPAYPDFVSVREFDEAGRVVRECRFLGLFTSSVYTQSVRRIPFIRRKVETVVQRANFGSSAHLAKELVQVLEVLPRDELFQAPIDELFENAIAIVQIQERNRLRLFLRFDPYRRFCYCLVYVPRDSYSTETRLKIQQVLQERLEASDCEFSTYFSESVLTRVQFILRLDPSRAVQVDPVRLEQEVLQACRTWQDDYQSLVVERFGEAKGTHLLSEFPKGFPAGYRERFSPQSATVDMQHVLDLSEERPLVMSFYQPITAEENRLHCKLYHLNTPLPLSDILPIMENLGLRVLGEFPFRLRNRSGREYWIHDFAFTYAEGLEIDLLEINEALQDAFIHIYGGAAENDAFNRLVLTAGLAWREVALLRAYARYLKQIRMGFDLGYIASALLNHTDIARELVRLFKMRFYLARKLGDEDLADKQQRLEQAILSALDDVAVLNEDRILRRYLALIQATLRTNFYQPDANGRPKPYFSFKLDPRAIPEMPRPAPMYEIFVYSPRVEGVHLRGGKVARGGLRWSDREEDYRTEVLGLVKAQQVKNAVIVPGGAKGGFVPRRLPTTGTRDDIQAEAIACYRIFISGLLDITDNLREGQVAPPANVLRYDGDDPYLVVAADKGTASFSDIANGIAAEYDFWLGDAFASGGSAGYDHKKMGITARGAWVSVQRHFRERGINVQSDVISVIGIGDMAGDVFGNGLLMSETLQLVAAFNHLHIFIDPNPDPARSFLERKRLFDLPRSSWTDYDASLISEGGGIFPRSAKRVQISPQMKERFAIEADQLTPAELINALLKAPVDLLWNGGIGTYVKSSSESHAEVGDKANDAVRVNGAELRAKVVGEGGNLGMTQLGRVEYALHGGSSNTDFIDNAGGVDCSDHEVNIKILLNEVVSAGDMTAKQRNQLLFEMTDAVAELVLQNNYKQTQALSQAQHRSRERAAEYVRLINALEAAGQLDRALEFLPSDEALAERASIGKGLTRPELSVLISYSKIELKKALLDSRVPDDDYLAREMDSAFPQQLAEHFRAAMLQHRLKREIVATQIANDLVNNMGITFVQRLNEATGMSAANVAGAYVIVRDIFHLPHWFRQIEALDHKVPAELQLSLMDELMRLGRRATRWFLRNRRSELDAARDVAHFGPRVAALGLKLDELLQGSTRDHWQERYRRYTEAGVPELLARMVAGTNHLYTLLPILEAADETGQVPAQVAAAYFAVGGALELPWYLHQLTNMPVGNNWQALAREGFRDDLDSQQRSITVSVLQMENGAESISERVDAWLAQRPVPLARWRSMLAELRNASGNDYAIYAVASRELQGLAQSARHG; this is translated from the coding sequence ATGGCGTTCTTTTCAGCGGCCAGCAAGGCCGACTTTCAGCAGCAATTGCAGACAGCATTAGCGCAACACGTAGACAGCAAAATCCTGCCGCAACTGAATCTGTTTGCCGAACAGTTCTTCGGTATCGTCGCGTTGCCGGAACTCACCGAGCGGCGAATGAGCGACCTGGTCGGTTCGACGCTGGCCAGCTGGCGCCTGCTGGAGCGCTTCGAGCCTTCGACGCCCGAGGTGCAGGTCTTCAACCCCGATTTTGAAAAGCACGGCTGGCAGTCGACGCACAGCGTGGTTGAGGTGCTGCATCCGGACATGCCGTTCCTGGTCGATTCGGTGCGCATGGAGCTGACGCGCCGCGGCTACAGCATCCACACCCTGCAGACCAGCGTGCTGCAGGTGCGCCGCGCCGCCGACGGCAGCTTGCTGGAACTGCTGCCCAAGGATGAGCGTGCCGCCGATAGCCATGCCGAATCGCTGATCTTCGTCGAAATCGACCGCTGCGCCAGCCCGTCTGCGTTGCGCGAACTGGAGCAATCATTGCTGGGCGTACTCGCTGATGTGCGCCAGGTGGTGGGCGATTTCGCTGCGATGAAGGGTAAGGCCGTCGAGCTGCAGGGCCGTCTGGAGCAGGTCAACCTGAGTATCGACGGCGACGAGCTGGACGAGATTCGCGACTTCATGCGCTGGCTGGCTGATGACCACTTCACCTTCCTCGGTTACGAAGAGTTCTCCGTGCAGGAGCAGGCCGACGGTGGACGAATCTTCTACGACGAAAGCTCGCTGCTGGGGCTGTCGCGCACCATGCGCACTGGGCTTTCTGAGGAGGAGCAATCACTCACCGCACAATCGATGAGTTATCTGCGTGAGCCGCTGCTGCTGTCATTTGCCAAAGCGGCGATGCCCAGCCGGGTGCATCGTCCGGCCTATCCGGACTTCGTCTCCGTACGTGAATTCGATGAAGCAGGGCGTGTAGTGCGCGAGTGCCGCTTTCTCGGGCTGTTCACCTCGTCGGTCTACACCCAGAGCGTTCGACGCATTCCGTTCATTCGCCGCAAGGTCGAGACGGTGGTGCAGCGCGCCAACTTCGGCAGCTCCGCGCACCTGGCCAAGGAGCTGGTGCAGGTTCTTGAAGTGCTGCCGCGTGATGAGCTGTTCCAGGCGCCGATCGACGAGCTGTTCGAGAATGCCATCGCCATCGTGCAGATCCAGGAGCGCAATCGACTGCGCCTGTTCCTGCGTTTCGATCCCTACCGGCGTTTCTGCTACTGCCTGGTATATGTGCCGCGTGACAGCTATTCCACCGAGACACGACTGAAAATCCAACAGGTTCTGCAGGAGCGGCTCGAGGCGAGTGACTGCGAGTTTTCGACCTACTTCTCCGAATCCGTGCTGACGCGGGTGCAGTTCATCCTGCGCCTGGACCCCAGTAGAGCGGTACAGGTTGATCCGGTACGTCTGGAACAGGAGGTGCTGCAGGCCTGTCGCACCTGGCAGGACGACTATCAGAGTCTGGTGGTCGAGCGCTTCGGCGAAGCCAAGGGCACCCATCTGCTCAGCGAATTTCCCAAGGGTTTTCCGGCTGGCTACCGCGAACGTTTTTCGCCGCAATCGGCCACCGTCGACATGCAGCATGTCCTCGACCTGAGTGAAGAGCGCCCGCTGGTGATGAGCTTCTATCAGCCGATCACCGCGGAAGAAAATCGCCTGCACTGCAAGCTTTACCACCTGAACACGCCGCTGCCGCTGTCGGACATTCTGCCGATCATGGAGAACCTCGGGCTGCGCGTGCTCGGCGAGTTTCCCTTCCGGCTGCGTAACCGCAGCGGCCGCGAATACTGGATCCACGATTTCGCCTTCACCTATGCAGAAGGGCTGGAAATCGATCTGCTGGAGATCAACGAGGCACTGCAGGATGCCTTCATCCATATCTATGGCGGCGCCGCCGAGAATGATGCCTTCAACCGGCTGGTGCTGACCGCCGGCCTGGCTTGGCGGGAAGTCGCGCTGCTGCGTGCCTATGCGCGCTACCTCAAGCAGATCCGCATGGGCTTCGACCTCGGCTACATCGCCAGCGCGTTGCTGAACCACACGGATATCGCCCGTGAATTGGTGCGGCTGTTCAAAATGCGCTTTTACCTTGCGCGCAAGCTGGGTGACGAGGATCTTGCGGACAAGCAGCAGCGGCTGGAGCAGGCGATTCTCAGCGCGCTGGATGACGTCGCAGTGCTCAATGAGGACCGGATTCTGCGGCGCTACCTGGCCTTGATCCAGGCGACCCTACGGACCAACTTCTATCAGCCGGACGCCAATGGCCGGCCCAAGCCGTATTTCAGCTTCAAGCTCGATCCGCGCGCCATCCCCGAGATGCCGCGGCCAGCGCCGATGTACGAGATCTTCGTCTATTCGCCGCGGGTCGAGGGCGTGCATCTGCGCGGTGGCAAGGTGGCCCGCGGCGGGCTGCGCTGGTCCGATCGCGAAGAGGACTACCGCACCGAAGTGCTTGGTCTGGTCAAGGCGCAGCAGGTGAAGAACGCAGTGATCGTTCCAGGCGGTGCCAAAGGCGGCTTCGTACCGCGGCGGCTGCCCACCACCGGCACCCGGGATGATATTCAGGCCGAGGCGATTGCCTGCTATCGGATATTCATCAGTGGCCTGTTGGATATCACCGACAACCTGCGCGAAGGCCAGGTCGCTCCGCCGGCCAACGTGCTGCGCTATGACGGTGACGACCCTTACCTGGTAGTAGCTGCGGACAAAGGCACCGCGAGCTTCTCGGATATCGCCAATGGCATCGCTGCCGAGTACGACTTCTGGCTCGGCGATGCCTTCGCCTCAGGCGGCTCGGCAGGTTATGACCACAAGAAGATGGGCATCACTGCGCGTGGCGCCTGGGTTTCCGTGCAGCGCCATTTCCGCGAACGCGGGATCAATGTGCAGAGCGATGTCATCAGCGTGATCGGCATCGGCGACATGGCCGGTGACGTCTTCGGCAACGGCCTGCTGATGTCGGAGACCCTGCAGCTGGTGGCCGCGTTCAACCACCTGCACATCTTCATCGACCCCAATCCGGACCCTGCGCGCAGCTTCCTTGAGCGCAAGCGCCTGTTCGATCTGCCGCGCTCGTCCTGGACCGATTACGACGCCTCGCTGATCTCGGAGGGCGGTGGTATCTTCCCGCGCTCGGCAAAACGGGTGCAGATCTCGCCGCAAATGAAAGAGCGTTTTGCCATCGAGGCAGACCAGCTGACGCCAGCCGAGCTGATCAACGCGCTACTCAAGGCGCCAGTGGATCTGCTTTGGAACGGCGGTATCGGGACCTATGTGAAGAGCAGCAGCGAAAGCCATGCTGAGGTGGGTGACAAGGCCAATGATGCTGTACGGGTCAACGGCGCCGAACTGCGGGCAAAGGTCGTGGGCGAGGGCGGCAACCTCGGCATGACGCAGCTGGGGCGCGTCGAGTATGCGTTGCACGGCGGTTCGAGCAATACCGACTTCATCGACAACGCCGGCGGCGTCGATTGCTCGGATCATGAAGTGAACATCAAGATCCTGCTCAACGAGGTAGTCAGCGCGGGTGACATGACCGCCAAGCAGCGTAACCAGCTGCTGTTCGAGATGACCGATGCAGTGGCCGAGCTGGTGCTGCAAAACAACTACAAGCAGACCCAGGCGCTTTCACAGGCGCAACACCGCTCACGCGAGCGGGCCGCCGAATATGTTCGGTTGATCAACGCGCTGGAGGCGGCGGGGCAGCTCGATCGTGCACTCGAGTTTCTGCCCTCCGACGAGGCGCTCGCCGAGCGTGCCAGCATCGGCAAAGGGCTGACCCGTCCCGAGCTATCCGTACTGATCTCCTATAGCAAGATCGAGCTCAAGAAAGCGCTGCTCGATTCCCGTGTGCCGGACGATGATTACCTCGCTCGCGAGATGGACAGTGCCTTCCCGCAACAGCTCGCCGAGCATTTCCGCGCCGCGATGCTGCAGCACCGCCTCAAACGCGAGATCGTCGCCACGCAGATCGCCAACGATCTGGTCAACAACATGGGCATCACCTTTGTTCAGCGGCTGAACGAGGCGACCGGTATGAGCGCCGCGAACGTTGCCGGCGCCTACGTGATCGTGCGCGATATCTTCCATCTGCCGCACTGGTTCCGGCAGATCGAGGCGCTTGATCACAAGGTGCCTGCCGAGTTGCAACTGAGCCTGATGGACGAGTTGATGCGCCTGGGGCGGCGCGCCACACGTTGGTTCCTGCGCAACCGTCGCAGCGAGCTGGATGCGGCTCGGGATGTCGCGCACTTCGGTCCGCGTGTCGCCGCCCTTGGGTTGAAACTCGACGAGCTGTTGCAGGGCTCGACCCGTGACCATTGGCAGGAACGCTATCGGCGTTACACCGAAGCCGGCGTGCCCGAGCTGCTCGCACGCATGGTGGCCGGGACGAACCATCTGTACACGCTGCTGCCCATCCTCGAGGCGGCTGATGAGACCGGTCAGGTTCCTGCGCAGGTTGCCGCGGCGTACTTTGCCGTCGGCGGGGCACTGGAGCTACCGTGGTATCTGCATCAGTTGACCAATATGCCGGTAGGCAACAACTGGCAGGCGCTGGCCCGGGAAGGCTTCCGTGATGATTTGGACTCGCAGCAGCGCAGCATCACGGTTTCGGTGTTGCAGATGGAGAACGGCGCGGAGTCGATCAGCGAGCGAGTCGATGCCTGGCTCGCGCAACGGCCGGTACCACTGGCACGCTGGCGTTCGATGTTGGCGGAGCTGCGTAATGCGAGCGGCAATGACTATGCCATATACGCCGTCGCCAGCCGAGAGTTGCAAGGCTTGGCGCAATCGGCAAGGCACGGCTGA